The nucleotide window CGATGGCGAAGTACCGCTCGACGTCGGCTTCCGTGACGGTGCGCCGATCGGCGTGATGCGTGAGTTCGACGGCGACGCTCGCGATCCGGTCGGCTTCGCGTTCGAGTTGGGTCGCGAGCGCGACGCGCGCGTCGGCGGCCACCCGAAAGCGGTCGTCGATGTCCAATCGAGCGATGCGATCGATCGGCGCGATCGGGAGTTCCAGGCTGTCACGATCGTCCGGCTCGACCGCGAAGTCGTCGACCATCAGCGTCTTCCGCCCCTCTGCAGCGGCACGCTCGGCGGCAGCAGTGGCCAGCTTGGCACCCGACTGCTGGACGTGTCGAGTCAGTCGTTCGGTCGCCGCCGACCCCACCCGAAGATCACCCGCGTGTCGCCGGATGATCGAGTCGACGGGGGCGAACGGTAGCTCGACGCTCATACACCACAACGGGAGTGAAGCTGGCTTAAGGATTTTCACCGATCGGTACCGTCGAAGGAGCTAGAACACGTCCTCGGCGTCGATGTGATCCTCGGTGCGGGGCCCCCGAACGGTTATCTCTTCACCGAGATGGAGGTCCGCGTCGGTCGCGACCGTGACCGTCTCCTGGCCGTCGTCGAGGATCACCGGATCGCCCGTCTGGACGACCGTCCCGGTGTACTCGGTCGTCTCGGCAGCGTCAGCCGTCTCGGTGTCTGCGTCCGTCGTCGCAGTCGACCCCCCGGACTCGTCGTCGGCGTAGGCGGCGAGCGTCCCCCCGGTGTCGCTGCCCCCGCGCGTGCGAGAGGACTCTGCACTGGCGCTCGCGGTCTCGCCAGTCGACCCACCAGCGCCGGCGCTCACCGACCCGTCGAGCACCGCGACCGTCGACTGCCACCCCGCCGACGCTTCGAGGTCGTCCTGCCAGCCGTCCTGGATCTCGACGTCGCCGCAGTAC belongs to Halococcoides cellulosivorans and includes:
- a CDS encoding histone family protein, translating into MSVELPFAPVDSIIRRHAGDLRVGSAATERLTRHVQQSGAKLATAAAERAAAEGRKTLMVDDFAVEPDDRDSLELPIAPIDRIARLDIDDRFRVAADARVALATQLEREADRIASVAVELTHHADRRTVTEADVERYFAIEAYFE